From the genome of Podospora bellae-mahoneyi strain CBS 112042 chromosome 2, whole genome shotgun sequence:
ACCATTTTGTCGTCGTGTTTCTAGTGTACCGGCAGGCAAAAAAATATTGCTTCTTCCGCTTTGCTGACCCTTGCTAGTGAGGGTGACTCAAAAAAGACCGTTGGTTTTTGGCGGGGTATTCCTCAAAAATGAAAAGGATAAAGAAAACGTCGAGTGAGAAACCGATGAAATGGTCTATATATCTCAACTCAACTCAATTCTCTCTCGGCTGTGTCTCAACAAGACCGGGAAGAAGGATACCACCAAAAAGCGCAATGGCTCCAATGGCTAGGCTGAGGAAAGATATTTGAATGCTGAAGAGGGTGAGCGATGACTCTTCTCTTGTCCCCTGGTCCTGAGTGAagtggggaggggtgtaATCTTTAAATATCAATAGTTAGCGCATTGGATGccttatatataaaattcAATAAAAGCAGagaacccctcccccccggaGACgcccggctgctgctgtctgtCGTGAAGAGGTGAGTGAGAACGTGCAGTTCCTCGTGGGGCTTCGGGTGAGACACATATGCCCACTACCTACTACAGTCACATGCTGCGCGGCGGGAGGGGATTGGAATTGGTAGGTTCGGGCAAGTGGAAGTATCCAGATGTTTTCGTGCTCGTGCAATGCGGGATATGACCAACCATCTCGTGAAAATGAAAATGAAGGGGTAGGTGATGTGCAAGTACCTTTTTTATGTGGTGTATATACTGACACCCCAAAGGTCCAGGCGCAGGTGCCGCAGGTGTAGGTAGGTGGGCGGGCAAAATCCTCGTCCAGTAGTAGCAATTGGTTTTCAATGCAGTTGTTGAAGAAATAAAGCCACACTCCCAAAAGAAAGCGGTATAACCTCTCGGTCTAGACAACCGGAAGGGATGTTTCGCCTTAACAACCTGGGCGAGTGCTCCGCATAAAAAACCGGAGAGAGTgagatatcggagacggaggggtggtggtagtaagaaaaaaaagaattaagAAGCGGATGACTCCTCCGTTCAACACAAGCAATCAAGCCCCTGGTCCTGGTTCTCCAAAATGTAacaaggaagagagagagagagagagagagagaagaaaaatgcaagagagagagagagaaagagagagagaggagacaCAAAGGCCGATCCGGTAAAAAATCCCCCAAGGTAATCGAGCAACAACCCACACACCCCCAATACGACCGAGTCACAACTGACAACAACccgggaaggggaagggaagggataTCGGACGCTCGTTTACCGCGCCGGTACAGGCGTCTGGGGACCGCTGCGCTTGTTAGAGACCGCCTACTTCGGAGGCAGGGTTTTCGTGACTTTGCTGTCATTCATCAGAAACTCGCTGCTGGAGTACCTAGGAGTGTGGGGCCCGCCCGCCTGTGGTGGGGTCCTGTCTGAAGTTTCGCGAACCGCCACGCTGGAGTGCATGTGAGATTTCGACAAGGAGAAATCGAGTTCCTGGCCACTTGCAGGCCACTTGTTCGTGGGTCTCGATGGATATGAAtcgtggttgttgctgttcaAGTCTGCATCTGACGTCGTAATGGCCCTTGAACGTGAACATCACGGTCATATTTGGAAGGATACACACACGGACGGGAACATCTTCAGAGAGTAGAACAATTTCAAAAAGCTCTTTCAAAATCGCCACAAAATCACGCCTTCGGGAGGCAACAATGCCTTCCACCCAGgcaatcaacaccacctaATATACAATTgttctctcctcttcctctcaagcaaaaaaaaaaaaaatgatcTTTTGGTCTAAAAGAGCTAGGTATATCCGTATATGCCCCATTTTCGCCAAATTTTTGAAcaccttttccctttttctgTCTCTGTTTCCCATGTGTCGAGTGGAGATTTCCGCTCACCCTGAATCCCGAATGATGTACACTCATTAATCCATAAATGCAGCCACATCTTTCCTGTATATAGACAGACGCCTCTCCCTATATATGAATATGCAAATTCCGCGGTGGTTAGGTCCCGTCTTTCATATGCGACGGGCACACGCGAACAATCGGCTTCTCCGTTCTCTCAAGGAGCTCAGATATCTGGGTCCATTAAGGTGATCGCACACCAGTCACCGATCGAGCAACCCGTTAACCTTGAGCATATCGTAAAGAGGATGTCTCCTCCCAGATATCCCTAGTTCATTTaccgcttcttctcctcaacctcctcaaccccttcagAATGCTCATCatactcttcctcctcctgctcctccaagtcctcctcaatctcctcagcctcggtAATACGAGGACTGGCCGACGTGGGGACATCAGCGCCAGACATCTGCCACTCCATAAGCTTGCTGAAAGcgctgttggggttgttgctcaGCTCAGTGTAGCTGCCGATTTCGGCCACGGTGCCTTCGCTGGACAGAACAATGATCTTGTCCGACCgtttgatggtggagagTCTGTGGGCAAtcgagatggtggtgctgcgTCCCTTGAGCAATTCGGCAAGGGCAGAGTTGACGAGAGTCTCGGATTCGGCGTCAAGTGCCGAGGTCGCCTCATCCAGGAGCAAAATATCGGGATCCTTGAGGAGAGCGCGAGCAATGGCGATGCGTTGCTTCTGCCCACCCGAGAGCTGGGCTCCACGGGCACCAACCTGCGTTTCCAAACCATCAGGGAAGTCGCTGATGAAACCGCAGTTGGCCTTTTGAGCAGCCGCAATGATCTCCCATCTCTTAGCTTCGGGCCGTCCATACGAGATATTCTCGGCAATGGTACCCGAAAAGAGCACGGGCTCCTGTGCGACCATGCCGATGCGTCGCCTAAGCGATTTGACGTTCATGGTCGAAATATCGACGCCATTGATAGTGATAGTGCCTGACGTTGGGTTGTAGAAGCGAAGCAACATGGAGGCTACAGTGGACTTGCCACCGCCAGAGGGACCAACAATACAGACATTGCTGCCAGAAGGAATCTCGAAATCAAGGCCGTTGAAGATAGCCACCGCCGGTCTCGTGGGGTAAGCAAAGTGGACGTTGGAAAACTTGATAGGGCCCTGCGCCGACTTGACTTTCGTGCCGACAGTTTGGTGAATGCTGGGCTTTCGGTCCTGGAGCTCAAAAAGACGACTAGCAGCACCAACACCCTTCATCAGTTCCGAGTAGAAGCCGCTGACACCGAACAAACTGGACCCTGCAAAGACAGTGTACATCATAAAAGACGTCAAGTCACCCAATGTCATGGCCCCAGTCCGAACAAGGTTGCCTCCCACAATGAGCATGGCCAGGATAGTCATGTTGCCCGCCCAACTGGTAGAAGCGAAGAATGTGCCAGAAATGATGGCATCCCGTCTGCCGAGCGCAAAGATCTTCTTGACCTGCTTGCTGTACCGTCCAATCTCTTGAACCTCGCCGGCAAAAGCCTGGCTCGTCTTGATGTTGCCCAACCTTTCCTCTGCAATCTTCATAAGCGTGCCGACATTCTTTTGAATCTGTCGACTGAGGTTGCGAATCGAACGGCCGTACAAGACAGCGCCGATACCGATAGGAGGGACCATAACAAGGATAATAGACGTCAGCTTCGGGCTTAGCCAAGCCATGGCGACAAACCCAGCAGCACCGCTAACCAAAGATCGAAGACCATCCGAGACGTTCTGCGTGATACTCTTGCCGACAATGACCGTATCCGAGTTGAGCCTTGAGATCAAGTCACCGACCCGGTTGGCATCAAAGAACTCGGCATCCTGAACATACGTCCTCCGGTAAAGCTGCGTCCTCAACCTAGCCACAACGCGCTCGCCAACAATTCTGAGCAGAATAATCCGCCCAAAGTTGGCAGTCGCACCAATGGTAAGCACAGCAGCAAGTCCGCAAAAGAACTGTGTCAGAGTAAGCCCAAATAGCCTAACCTCGTCGGCATCTTCCTTGGTGGAGAGATCCAGAATACGGCCCACGGAGAAGGGAATCGACATGGTGACACTGGAAGAAATGAGCAGCAGGACAAAGGCCACGCCCAGCCATCTGAGCTCAGGCCGGGCGATCTTGATCAGACGCCAGACCTCAGCCCAGCCAGGCTTGCCTTCCTGacctttcccttccttgGACAAGCGCGCCGCCATGTTGATGTGCgcagccttggccgccttTGCGCTCTTTTGGAATCCATGTGCCTTGAGGTGCTGgtccacctcttcctccttttcctcttgttccTCTTGTGTTGAAGACTGCTGGTCCTTTTTGGCAACAGCCTGCtctgggtttggtggtgacgtAGATAACCGGCGAAGAATGTTGATCGGCGACGTCCATGTTGGCTGGGCAACCCTAGGTCGTAGTCCGAGTGATGATTGTGGTGAacatgttggtgttgctgccgcGGGGGTCCTCCCCGCTCCCACGCGGGAGGAGAAGTGGCGGCAGGGTTGGAGCTTCGCGGGAGCTGCGGCCGAGGATGGCCTCAGCGTCTGGAACGCATCCCGGGATAATATCAGCGacgctggtgatggtgaaggtgCGAGTAAGGGCGCATTTGCATAGCCTATCCCGCCTGCACATAATGTGCGTTGCGGGAGCAGAGCCGCGCGGCGAAAAGCAGCCGCTGCGACCGCCCCCGAAACCATGACGAGTGCTTTCTAAGCTCGAACTGGCTGTATGAGAGAATTCTAAGTCGTTGTTGGGATGGAAGTGGGCCTCGCTATCTCGAGAAGATCCAATATTCGGGGGTTGTCATGTCGACCAGGCGCAGGCCGTAGTGTGCGCAGTTGTCGGCCTCAGGGCGCGTCGAATTCCATGTGAATCACGGAGCAATGGGGGAGCGGAAGTGAATAGAAGAAAAATCGCGGCTCGGATGGATGAGGTTCGGTCGCAGTCCCGGCCGCCAAATGGGATCCCTGTCGATAAATTGCTGGGCATCGGGATTCCGTCATCCTAATCGCCGAGGCGGCAAGCGTGGGGTCCACTGTGCGGTTTGAGCCTGAACGGGCCGGATGCGGTTTTTCTTCGTGGCTTCCCGGTGCCTGCCAGGTGGCAGGTGCAATTGCTCTTGGCATCATTCAGTGTAGACATATGACCAAACTTAATCCcaagcaccacctccatAAGAGCCTACGAGCCTAGCCGATGCCAGTGAAGCGTAATGCCTCCGCTTGATCGCTATCTAATTCAGCAACAAAACTATACACCTTGGAAAATCCTGATTCGGAGGAAAGCCTCAACTCCAGTCCAATTGCCGTCATCTCTCAAGTGATTTTGGGAGAGAATCAAGGTCAAGGTAGagtggttttggttttggttgtgCTTGCGGGCGGTTTTTCCCGTCTTGTCATGCGCAGTCGCTTAAAAGAGAGAATATTTGCCCCTGAATAAGAGCAAGTTGCGCATCAAATCTACACCTTTATATGCCACCACATGTTGTACATGCGCAGAAAGGGCAAATTTATATTTCACAAGATAACAGATACGTAACTCACGTAACAGGAAGTAAGCCTTCAAGATACCGTTCAACCGGGTATCATTTTCATGCTTTTTTTATATCCCATCTATCTATCATTATTTATATCTTAAACCCCCTTTTCGCCACCCTCTCTTCCATCCCTCTCTTGTCTCCGTTTACTttgtcctcaccaccgtcgtcCCCTCCGCCGGCTCCAGCACCTTCCAGCTGCACGTAATCTTGTTCTCCTCAAACTTCTTGATAATCCTGCTGGCAATCTCCTCAAAGTTGCTCGTCGCCAACGCCAGAATCGTCGGCCCGGCACCAGACAAGCAAACGCCCAACAGCCCCGGCTGCGTAGCAGTAGTCATGCTCTCCACAATCTCCGTCAGCCCCGGAATGAGCGTCTGCCTGTACGGCTGGTGCAGCTTATCCTGCATAGCAAGATAGATCAGCTCCGGATCAGGCGGGCTCTGGCCCAGCGCAACCGGCAAAAGCGCTATCCTCTGGAGGTTGAATGTCTGTTTCCCATAAAAATCAGCATCACTTAACCCCCCACTGTCCCTTCCTCACCCATCCagaaaacgaaaaaaaaagaaaagaaaaaaaaaaaaagaaaaaaaaacttaccaCATCGTTTCTAGGATACTCCGCCGGCAAAACCTGCCTCGCCTTCGCCGTAGGCACCTCAAACTCGGGAATGATGGCCACAGCCTTGATCTCCCCCGCCCAAGGGAACTTGATATGGTGCCCAATCCCCACCGGCGGCTCAGGAGGTCTATCCCCCGTGTCAACTCCCCCCTGCGGCGCAGGCAACACCTCACTGAGCGGgatctccaccctcgccgtgTCCTCGGGCGTCAACGGCTTCAGGTAAGTCCCGACAAACCCGCCAAACAACGAAGCCCCAACATTGTCAGGATGTCTCTCTGTCCCATATATCAGCAACCGTTTCCCCAAATCATCCCAAAAAGACTCACCAATCATCAAAATAAAATCAAACAACCTCTCCATGGTCAAATGGTGCAACCcgcccacctccttccctaACATCACCCCCGCCACAACCGCCGTCCCGCTCGACccaagccccctccccaacggAATAGGGTTCTTGACATGGACGTGCGTGTTCTTGGGAAAGGCCCTCTGGTCGTGACACCGGAGCACGTACAGCGCCACCCTCGTGATGAGATTCACCTCCGGGTCGAGGGaaatctcatcctccccttccccttcgtATGTGATCTTGCAGTTGAGGGGGTAATTCTCTGTTGAAGATGCAGGTGGGTCGACAGTGACGTGCAGCTCCAGGAACATTGACAGGGCGAGGCCGATGACGTCGAAGCCCGGGCCGATATTGGCGGAGGAGCAAGGGGATCTGATGACAAAAGATTGGGAGGCCATGCTTGCTGGTtgaggagagaagaaggggtgtTACAAAGGGGTTGTGATGTCGGGAAGAGCCGCTCCCGTCGTGTGTGTGTCACTCTCTCACAGCCAAAACGTGTGAGTGGTCTGTGTAACACCTGGTGAATGAGTCGAAATATTTTTGTTGGAGAACCATCTGCCCGCGCATCCGCATCCACCCACCGGGTCAACCCCCGATCACGGAGTGTGGGGTCGCAGCCCACCCCTCCAGGGCCTGAGCGCCGCCAACTTGGCTGAAAGTGCCCCGGGCCGCTTGTAACCGCTGCAACCTACGCAGTACATTCACCTGATACTAAATTAAATTCACAATGATCAACAGTATCATGCCAAAAACACTGCTTGTATTGCATAATGAACTAATCCTACCAAACGTTGCAGCAAACAAGGGACCCGAATGTGTTCCTtcatccatcacccacaGAAGACGATTCAGCCATCCTATCATCTCACCTGTTACGATAAATCTGTCCAGCAGCCAGAATAATAACAACTCAACTAGCAATCAGAAGGGCAGACGAAGGCAGAATTGGCGATGCAGACCGACTTCTTGGCAGGGCTCTTGTCGAGCGTGCAAATCACCTTCTgcgcaccatcaccgtcctTGGATGGCTCGGGAGccttctgctccttctcgATCTTGGGAACGGCACCAAAGCGCGAGTTGCCCTGGTCCCAAATAGCGTAGATGGACTTCAAGAACGTGTCTCCAAGAATATCAAACGGCATGGAACCGCGGGACTGGACACCGCCGTAATAATTGCTCTCATCGGCTTCCGCAAAAATGAGATCCTCTTTCTGGATGACAAACTCTTTCCCACCGACAGCCACGCTAAAATCTGGAAGACTGTCAACCTTGATAGACTTGGGGATGAGATAGCCCTGGTACTTCTCGCTGTAGGCAGCTCCGTCGATCTTCTTGTACAGAGCGTCACAAGCCTCGTCTGAGATGAGCGCGAGGGTAGTGCCAGTGTCAGCAATGGCCTTGTTGTCAGACAGTTCGATCTTGTCACCATCAACGCTGGCACTCGTGCTGTCGAACATCCAGAAACCCTGAGAGTTGTCCACCTTGGCCCAGGTGATCTCCTCTCCGCATTTCTTGACCAGATCTTGATCGATCCAGCCAAAGGTATAGAAAGACTCGGGCTTGAGATCACGAGAGCTATAAAAGGCCGATGTGAATAGCTCGGCTTCCTTGGGGATATCCTCCTGCTCAATCATGTTGTCGACTGGGGTTGGCTGAGGATCGCGGATGCCCATGGTCGAGTGTACAGTGTTGATCTGCTTGAAAGCCAGTCCAAGGAGACCGCCCATGACGCCCTGGCTGAATTGAGAGGACACATGCTTCGCCACCTCAACCGCTTGTTTCTTGATGACGAGGCCACCAATGGAGATGGTATCCTGGCCAACAAAGCCGGACGCAGAGCTGCCATCACCGTACTCGATCTTCCAGCTTTTGTTGTGCATAGGTGCGAAGGTGCTGGACTGATCGTTCTTGAAAGCATCCGGACGAACCTGTGTTGGTAACTGTCAGCAGGCCATAGCAATCTGAAGGGGAGACGTTGTAGCAACATACCCAGAGGTCGGCAGAGCCAGTGTCAAAGTCCAATAGGACTTTCTGAGGAGGGGTACCGATCAACACCTCGCAAAGGTACTCCATGTCACCTTGTTGGTCTTGggccccaacctctcccggCTTGTTGTCTCCCGTCTTCTCAACGAGAGAGGTCCACATGTCGCGTATGGCCCCCACGGCAAACTTGCCAGAGGTCCAGTTGGTGCTCGGGTCGCGGATCTTGCCGGAAGTAAGAGGGCCTGGCTTGGTGGGCTGGAGGCCATAGCGGTTGATGGCAGAAGCGTAGGCCTTGGTGCCATGGCGCTGGAacttgctgttggggatggCCTTGACTTTGTGCAGGCCGAGCTCGGCGCGGAGCTTGGACTGGGCAATGAAGATAGACTCCATGATgttgtgttggtggtgtgggtttTGGTAGTTGGGAGAGTCTTGGGTGtagttggtggtgagtaGAGAAAGGAGAAGCAGTTGTTGAAggctgagggtggtggttttgctAAAGTAGGATGGTATTACCATAGGAAATCAAGTAGGAAATGAATGGGAAAACCGAAGAGGTGGTTCGTTTGCTTAAATAAGACTCATGCTGTCATGTGTGACTGGGTTGATGTCTGGATGGAAAGAACGAGGTGACCTTCCCCGCGCGGAGGAGCTCACACATGATGGCTGCCTTGGTACCAGCCGTCAATTTCCGTTGTCGCTCTTTCCTCTCCATGATGGCTATGTTGATAACGCGCGCAAACCGCAGTCGTGTGTGACTCAAATCGCAGAAGCATTACGTCGACAGCAGGAAGGGCGTAATGACAGAGCATTGTCATCGGTCGGCTGGTTGTAACGGCCGAGACTGGTGTTGACAAGTGTTATCTGAAGCAGAGCCGCGGTGAGCCGTGGTGTTACCAGTTCCATGGTGTTTACCATGTGACAAAAGGTGCGACTGCTTCTTTTGACCGGTTGATACCAAGATTGTTTGCCTTGTCGCAGAGCCTGTTTATGAGCCATCCCGATAAGCCAGTCAACTGTGTTTCTCCAGCAAAACTCGCCCAGCCTCCCATGAGCCTTACACGAACCTCTGCCGCGGATTTTCTATCACAGTAGACTCAGCATACTGCTATGGTCTACGTAGGCCGCCTCATGATGCCACAGGTGACAGAATTGGCTTGCCACGCGTTTGACATGGCTGGAGAATCATCTCATGGGTTCAGTTTTACCCGCCCAAGTATGAACCCTCTAACTCCGGTGCTCAGCCAGCATTTTTCTCCATCAACCAGAGACTGAGCTaaaacaacctcctcaacaacaagtcCCCTACCCAAACCCGTTAGAACATCGCCCCATACCAATCATCCCCTTCTTATAAACATACCTCTCCAGAGCCCACCTCCTGGTGGTACCATCCTGCCCACCATGCCATTCTTTATCAGTCTCCTTATTCACGAACGGTGTGACCCATTTCCCATCCCGAAAGAAATAAGGCGTGCTAATCGACCCCTCCATTACCGACCCATCCTTGCTATCCACAATCAAGACTTCCCTGGAAATCGTGGGTGACGTGATACCGGCCCGTTGCCTCGCCTCCTCGTATACTTGTCTCTGGCTGGTCTTGTAATGTGTGAACTCTGATGGATTGACGTTGTCTGTTGTGTCGACTACCACTTCGAACACACTGCCTGAGTACAAGTCCAGTGTAGGGAGGTCTAGTGTTGTTGGAAAGAGTCTTGAGAGGGGGACTGATGGGACGGGAGCGGACGTCACTGTTAGTTTCCCGTTCTGGAAAATGTTCACCCTTACTCGGGCTGGCTGGTCTTTTTGAGCGAGATGAGCTGTGATATTGTCCGCCAAAAGTTGAAGTCCAACGTCACCAGTGAGAGAAGAGATGACAGAGTCCCATTTCCAATGATGAGCTGCGCGAAGCATGCGGTCGCGGTGGTAGTCTAGCATGTAAAAGGGAGAGGAGTGGCCATGGTTCCAGCTTGCGTGGGTGAAGTCTGGGTGGGAGTGAacttggaggagggcagggTCGTAACGAAGAGAAGTAAAGATCTGAAAATCGGACGATGCCATTTTGAATCAAGAATTGAATAAAAGTGTTGAGCTATCTCCCAAAATCAAGCTGTAATTTGATTACTTCCTGATACTGCCCAAAAGCGACCCCTCCTAAATTGCCCCTGAGGGTTACTGTGGGGACCCGCAGCGTTCTGTGTTGACACAAGACAAATTATTGGTGCCTCAGGTTGCaatgctgcttctgcttggtgttggtgggggtggagctTGGACCTTGATTAGCAAAGAGTGAAGTCACCGTTTTCTTATCGGTGGCAGGAGGCAAGTCCAAAAGGTGTGCCAGGTCAGGTTCCGGAAAAACCGCGTGGTGGAGCAGGTTGCAGCAGTCGCAATTGGCGGGCCGCGCTGGACCAATTTTTTTTGATCAAGCTTCCATGGCTTGCTGTCGGCTGCTCAGTTGCTGGGAGAGACGTCAAGGCTTTGCTTCGCAGGATATTCACGAATAATCTGCATCACCAACCCGGCCATCCACCCACACCCAGTCCAGTGTTGAGTGGCTTGTTAtctcactttttttttgttatcGTCCCTTCCCAGTCTTGACCACCTATATCATCTTTCTCCGGCTGAGCCCTTCACTAAGCGCTCCCTGCACCCAAAAGAGCCATGGCTCCCACGATTGCTTCAGGCCCCGCGGGGACCACTGTAACAGTGCCGGGCAATTCATCGCTGTGGGACCGCATCTCCAACTGGGCCTCTGAGAACAAAGGCCTCGTCTATACCATTGCTGGTGTCGCTGTAGTGGTCAccggtgccggtgttgtTTACTATATCCGCAAGGGTCCTGATGAAGTGAGCAGAAGCACCCACCCTGtcgtcaaccccatcacacccctcgtcgccgcccttatcgtcgtcgtcatcgtcgccTACCGGGATACTGACCCTTTGTTCTCTTTTCTAGGAGTCTGTCCCAAAGCCcagcaagaaggagaggcGGAAACGGAAAcaggccgagaaggaagcCGAGAAGGGCGCTGCCGCCGAGAAGCAAGCAGAAACCCCCAAGACCGCCACAGTAGAGACCGCCGATGAGCTGCCAGAAATTGACGAGGCCAGTGTCATCGGCCTATCCGAATCCCAACGCAAGGAGTATGCCGCTAAGCTTAAGGAGGCTGGTAACAAGGCCTACAACCAGAAGGATTTCAACAAGGCCATTGAGCTTTACTCGAAAGCCATCCTTTGCAAGCCAGACCCAGTTTACTACTGCAACCGCGCTGCCTGCCACAACGCCCTGAGCGAATGGGaaaaggttgttgaggacaccaccgccgctcTTGCCTTCGACAATGAGTACATCAAGGCCCTCAACCGCCGCTCGAATGCTTACGACCACCTCGGCAAGTACAGCGAAGctctcctcgacatcaccgccagcTGTATCATCGATGGTTTCAGGAACGAGCAGAGTGCGCAGGCCGTCGAGCGTCTTCTGAAGAAGTTTGCCGAGACCAAGGCGAAGGAAATCCTCGAAACCAAGCCCGCCAGACTGCCCAGCGCGACCTTTGTGGGCAACTATCTTCAAAGCTTCAGGGCCAAGCCAAGGCCagcggggttggaggatgacgCCGAATTGGACGAGGAGACTGGAAAGGGCCAGCTGCAAAAGGGTCTGAAGGCGATGGAAAGCAAGATTGCGCCATCAtacgaggaggctgccgaggctTTCGAGAAGGCTCTGACTCTGGGAGACCTCGGTGAATACGAGGCTTACGCTCACAACCTTCGCGGTACATTCCAATGCCTCAAAGGCAAGCATCAGGAGGCTTTGGCCGATCTGTCCAAGAGTATCGAGCTTGATCCCGGGCTCACCCAGAGTTATATCAAGCGGGCCAGCATGAATCTGGAGCTCGGTGCCCCAgacaaggctgaggaggatttcgaagccgccctcgccaagaACCCAGAAGACCCGGATATTTACTACCACCGCGCCCAGCTTCATTTCATCAAGGGCGAGTTCGCCGATGCGCAGAAGGATTACCAAAAGTCGATCGATTTGGACCCCGATTTCATCTTCTCTCACATCCAACTCGGTGTGACCCAGTACAAGCTCGGTTCCATCGCTTCATCCATGGCGACCTTCAGGCGGTGCATCAAGAACTTCCCCAAGATCCCAGACGTCTACAACTACTATGGTGAACTTCTCCTGGACCAGACCAAGTTCAGCGAAGCTATCGAGAAATTCGACACTGCCATtgagctggaaaaggagaCCAAGCCCATGTCGATGAATGTGCTGCCTTTGATCAACAAGTCTCTTGCCCTCTTTCAATGGAAGCAAGACTTCAgcgaggctgagaagctcTGCGAAAAGGCCCTCATCAGTAAGTGGTTGCACATTTTCACATATCTTGTTCGTTGTTTGCTAACATGGAATTTCGTAGTTGACCCCGAGTGCGATATCGCCGTTGCCACCATGGCA
Proteins encoded in this window:
- a CDS encoding hypothetical protein (MEROPS:MER0090758; COG:O; EggNog:ENOG503NW6S), translating into MVIPSYFSKTTTLSLQQLLLLSLLTTNYTQDSPNYQNPHHQHNIMESIFIAQSKLRAELGLHKVKAIPNSKFQRHGTKAYASAINRYGLQPTKPGPLTSGKIRDPSTNWTSGKFAVGAIRDMWTSLVEKTGDNKPGEVGAQDQQGDMEYLCEVLIGTPPQKVLLDFDTGSADLWVRPDAFKNDQSSTFAPMHNKSWKIEYGDGSSASGFVGQDTISIGGLVIKKQAVEVAKHVSSQFSQGVMGGLLGLAFKQINTVHSTMGIRDPQPTPVDNMIEQEDIPKEAELFTSAFYSSRDLKPESFYTFGWIDQDLVKKCGEEITWAKVDNSQGFWMFDSTSASVDGDKIELSDNKAIADTGTTLALISDEACDALYKKIDGAAYSEKYQGYLIPKSIKVDSLPDFSVAVGGKEFVIQKEDLIFAEADESNYYGGVQSRGSMPFDILGDTFLKSIYAIWDQGNSRFGAVPKIEKEQKAPEPSKDGDGAQKVICTLDKSPAKKSVCIANSAFVCPSDC
- the MDL1 gene encoding ATP-binding cassette permease mdl1 (EggNog:ENOG503NV86; COG:Q), with amino-acid sequence MVSGAVAAAAFRRAALLPQRTLCAGGIGYANAPLLAPSPSPASLILSRDAFQTLRPSSAAAPAKLQPCRHFSSRVGAGRTPAAATPTCSPQSSLGLRPRVAQPTWTSPINILRRLSTSPPNPEQAVAKKDQQSSTQEEQEEKEEEVDQHLKAHGFQKSAKAAKAAHINMAARLSKEGKGQEGKPGWAEVWRLIKIARPELRWLGVAFVLLLISSSVTMSIPFSVGRILDLSTKEDADEVRLFGLTLTQFFCGLAAVLTIGATANFGRIILLRIVGERVVARLRTQLYRRTYVQDAEFFDANRVGDLISRLNSDTVIVGKSITQNVSDGLRSLVSGAAGFVAMAWLSPKLTSIILVMVPPIGIGAVLYGRSIRNLSRQIQKNVGTLMKIAEERLGNIKTSQAFAGEVQEIGRYSKQVKKIFALGRRDAIISGTFFASTSWAGNMTILAMLIVGGNLVRTGAMTLGDLTSFMMYTVFAGSSLFGVSGFYSELMKGVGAASRLFELQDRKPSIHQTVGTKVKSAQGPIKFSNVHFAYPTRPAVAIFNGLDFEIPSGSNVCIVGPSGGGKSTVASMLLRFYNPTSGTITINGVDISTMNVKSLRRRIGMVAQEPVLFSGTIAENISYGRPEAKRWEIIAAAQKANCGFISDFPDGLETQVGARGAQLSGGQKQRIAIARALLKDPDILLLDEATSALDAESETLVNSALAELLKGRSTTISIAHRLSTIKRSDKIIVLSSEGTVAEIGSYTELSNNPNSAFSKLMEWQMSGADVPTSASPRITEAEEIEEDLEEQEEEEYDEHSEGVEEVEEKKR
- the ABZ2 gene encoding Aminodeoxychorismate lyase (COG:E; EggNog:ENOG503P2UR); this translates as MASSDFQIFTSLRYDPALLQVHSHPDFTHASWNHGHSSPFYMLDYHRDRMLRAAHHWKWDSVISSLTGDVGLQLLADNITAHLAQKDQPARVRVNIFQNGKLTVTSAPVPSVPLSRLFPTTLDLPTLDLYSGSVFEVVVDTTDNVNPSEFTHYKTSQRQVYEEARQRAGITSPTISREVLIVDSKDGSVMEGSISTPYFFRDGKWVTPFVNKETDKEWHGGQDGTTRRWALERGLVVEEVVLAQSLVDGEKCWLSTGVRGFILGRVKLNP
- the THR1_1 gene encoding Trihydroxynaphthalene reductase (EggNog:ENOG503NVIX; COG:E) is translated as MASQSFVIRSPCSSANIGPGFDVIGLALSMFLELHVTVDPPASSTENYPLNCKITYEGEGEDEISLDPEVNLITRVALYVLRCHDQRAFPKNTHVHVKNPIPLGRGLGSSGTAVVAGVMLGKEVGGLHHLTMERLFDFILMIERHPDNVGASLFGGFVGTYLKPLTPEDTARVEIPLSEVLPAPQGGVDTGDRPPEPPVGIGHHIKFPWAGEIKAVAIIPEFEVPTAKARQVLPAEYPRNDVTFNLQRIALLPVALGQSPPDPELIYLAMQDKLHQPYRQTLIPGLTEIVESMTTATQPGLLGVCLSGAGPTILALATSNFEEIASRIIKKFEENKITCSWKVLEPAEGTTVVRTK
- the TOM70 gene encoding TOM (translocase of outer membrane) complex component (COG:U; EggNog:ENOG503NUNW); this encodes MAPTIASGPAGTTVTVPGNSSLWDRISNWASENKGLVYTIAGVAVVVTGAGVVYYIRKGPDEESVPKPSKKERRKRKQAEKEAEKGAAAEKQAETPKTATVETADELPEIDEASVIGLSESQRKEYAAKLKEAGNKAYNQKDFNKAIELYSKAILCKPDPVYYCNRAACHNALSEWEKVVEDTTAALAFDNEYIKALNRRSNAYDHLGKYSEALLDITASCIIDGFRNEQSAQAVERLLKKFAETKAKEILETKPARLPSATFVGNYLQSFRAKPRPAGLEDDAELDEETGKGQLQKGLKAMESKIAPSYEEAAEAFEKALTLGDLGEYEAYAHNLRGTFQCLKGKHQEALADLSKSIELDPGLTQSYIKRASMNLELGAPDKAEEDFEAALAKNPEDPDIYYHRAQLHFIKGEFADAQKDYQKSIDLDPDFIFSHIQLGVTQYKLGSIASSMATFRRCIKNFPKIPDVYNYYGELLLDQTKFSEAIEKFDTAIELEKETKPMSMNVLPLINKSLALFQWKQDFSEAEKLCEKALIIDPECDIAVATMAQLLLQQGRVTEALKYFERAAELARTEGELVSAISYAEATRTQIQVQEKYPDLASKLSGMGGGVVR